The DNA sequence CATACTTTTTCCGCCATCTTCTGACATTTTTGGAGAGGGTGGGGAAGGGTTTCAGGTCAGTCTTTCACTAGTCAAAAAATGGGTAAGATCCTCTCTGCGCGAAGAATACTACTTCAAAGAACGATGTAGATTTCTCGTTTCTCTCACACTCAatcttaattccagcgttgcccaTTATAAATGAACCTGAACCATTACAGATTTGTATTTATGGATGAAAAAacaaacggcgcacagtggatcgagtcaataggagagatcggacagaatttggaaactttaaacgctttcaactccgtttatacaaaactttgaggctcaaaaagttgtttcattggttttcttgtgaaattttcttctagtagcaccccttgaactttaaaatgtgacaaaatgaagatcaaaatttgtagttttagtcaaaagttcatgtccgacctctctaattgactcgatccactgtgcagcggACGTTGCATGCAGATGATTCAAAAGCGCAGATGATGAGGTTTATTCGCTCGTTTCACCGTGCATATAGTTGAGTATTTAAAATATTCGACTTGAACCTCTCCTATGTTAAGGTTGGTAATAGGCACAGcaggtgataaccgtcaaaggTTGGCAACAACCCCTTCTCATCTGATCCCTCCTAGTTTCGccgctttttttaaaatcctaTTAGGGTCTTTAGGAGACCCAGTTGCCATACCCTCTTTATGTAGGAACTCAAATTAAATGggcaaatctaaaaaaattacaccTGTCCACGTTTTTCGATTTTGGGTTTTTGATGGATATGGTAAGTGCGTGCTCCCTCTAGATTTCGCGCCTGAATCTCCTCCCCCAAGTCTCTCTTTCAGGGAATAGAACCcgccccccatccccccccccaaaaaaaaaaacataaaaaccgTGGGCATATAATAAAtttgaaatacaaattttaagattttctaaTATAGAGCCAAAAGTATGCAATACATTTATGTGTGTACCGATTGTAACAAGTCTGATACAGGAGGAATTAGACGAAGCAAAAAAATTGGGCTCGTGAAATCGTTCTATCGTGTGACGATACAATGCTATTTTTGgtacttttttaacttttcctgcactaaaatgcataaaataagTAACGCAGAGAGGTTACTCAAATATTGAAACGTAACATTTCGTTTATTCTGCGAAAATCTCCAAATAAGTGACCCATTCGAGAAATCACACATATCCGCTCGGAACAGCATggaatggggagggggggcagttTGAATAAAAGCCCCTTCGCGCGGAGCCTACTGTGTgggacattaaaaaaataaattccctCTTTGGCTTCCTTTTATAATAAGTACACAGTTTATTgtctctcctgaaaaattagacCGGATGGACAGGTGTGGTTTTTGGAATTGCACAtccaaatactgccgtgctaaggtagaaacccgtatgagccttcaagcgttgccaagtttcctccgataaaaaccgatattacactggaaaaaaacacattggatctagagtccagactcttaaaaacatcgacaagaaaaaatactcttgattcaatcggatttttgcttgaatcaagaaccaagcctcttaatttgagcggatttcgttttgattcaagcaaaaatctgatttaatcaagagtattttctcttgtcaatattttcaagagtctggactctagatccaatgtgttttttttccagtgtaccgggaaaattgcgaatattatattccgaaaatttcagataattttatacgcaatttaatctaaaatatcttaaaattccaaggaaaaacatgcatacctaaatgatgtcaaaaatacctcaagggaaatttggcaactctcgaatgttcatacagctttcttccttagcacggcagtatagtaccCTTaaatactagagtccctttatactgagagttaagacaatgtgaatccatttctgattggttcccctattttaggccttcacagtgtcacaaacgggaataaagattacattttcaccgattgcaaagattataatctcgaatggaccagggaattacgggttcggcaaggaacaaacggaatgagagaaggaacggagaaaggaatttaagaatgggccgatcaaagattacaaagaacgttcaatttctgtaatctttattcccgtttgtgactccatgaggggtgttgtcttgactctcagtataaaggggctctatTAAATACGACCCATGACGTATCACTACCTCTTATTCATTTGCAGGAGACACAATGCGCGACCCAGCTTCAAACTCAGGTAACAGTGCCGTCGGCGAAGGAGGTAGGTCAGGCGGTGGGCCAGGCCGGCAACTGGGCCGGGAACCAGGTAAACAATGCAGGGCAGGTGGCCGGCAATGTGGTCAACGGCGCAGGTAACTTGGCCGGGCAGGCGGTCAACGGCGCAGGCAATTTGGCCGGGCAGGCGGTAAGCGGCGCAGGCAACTTGGCCGGGCAGGCGGTCAACGGCGCAGGCAATTTGGCCGGGCAGGCGGTCAGTGGTGTCGGCCATGCGGCCGGCACGGTGGTCAACGGAGCTGGTCAAGTGCTTAACGGTGCTGGACAGCTGGGCCAGCAGGCCGTGAGTGGCCTCGGAAACGCCGCCCAGGGTGTAGGCAACTTCGCCGGCAATGTCGTAAATGGTAAGGACCTCTCGTAAAAGAAGCGATCATGCTTAACCGTTGTAaaatcggtgtcgattcgatcgattcacggatatcgtcgatcgactcacaggtttgtcgatcgactcacgggtttgtcgatcgcttCACGGTTGTtgattgaatcggtgtcgatcgaatcacgtcgaccgattcacgtttttatttttcgatcgattcatgtcgatcgaagtGACGCCGTTTTTTCAATCACTTCTCGATCGAGTCGATGTCGATCGACTCTCgtgtttatttttcgatcgattcatgtcgatcgaagtGACGCCGTTTTTTCAATCACTTCTCGATCGAGTCGATGTCAatcaattcacgtttttatttttcgatcgattcatgtcgatcgaattgacaccgttttttcaataatttctcgatcaatttacgtttttatttttcgatcgattcatgtcaatcgactTTATACCCTCCGCTTCGAAATGGCTCATGGATCGATTGagcttcattttgaaattaggaaccacaatttatGGCTtcgtttaggaacaacgtacgTGCCGTTAGCTTCCTCGTGGACACAAGtgttttacagatgagccagaaattctagttcgaatagcaaaatgtagtccaaatgatcacGCCATTACATTGCTGAGCAATGAGAGGGCATGCctctatttaaaattatatataaacatatgtaaatgaagagaagaaaattagttgggtTTTATGCAATGTCATTTGGAATGACACTCATTCCAGCAAACTGTACAAAAGCtttaaaatcataagttgataaccgctgacgccgcaagtttgaataatcgcgtcaaacacagtgcggccggctgCGCGGGGCTGGCGCGCTCGTATAGTAGCGCCTTgtaagaccgcaggatacttcatgcattgcgcgcacAGCACGGTGCGACGCGACGGTGCGAGCAAcgcgcatagtagcgccttacaagaccgcaggatacttcatgcgttGCGCGTATACTACATCACCACGGTGCACGCTCAAGTCGTTGAGAAGTCGTgttttcttggtgtcgaacctGCCCCGGTGTTCCATTTgaccaaaagttttgattttggtcttaatcgatagatattgagttgatctttcaaatgagaccaagatcaagcctctagctatcttggtttttgagttatggaaccagtctcggtactttttggacagcctatgtaaaATTATATCTTTGCcattgtacactgaaaaaaagtatggtaacatctactataagtctactcgattttttacacagtgatactgtttagtgaaaataaccagaattatagaaGTTTTCACCAGAACTATGGTGATACTTACTATAATATAGTGCATGCTACCATAAGAGTCTAGAGTTTCTTACCATACTCATATTACTGTGTCAGAGTTCGTAAAATCTGCCATATTTTTATCTCACAATCAGTGTATACTTGTTGAGACGAGACGCTCAAAGGAGCGCAAAGTCTGACTGCAGATTGTAATGTTAGGAGTGGATTCTATACCTTTTTGATGCGCTAACGGttattttgcagataatttttaCAGGCAACAACATTTCTCTTTGCCCTAgcagaagtttgcaacagatCCACCGATGACAAGAAAAAGCGTGGGCTGGTgctcatgtttttttttgttttacaaaatgtGGCTAAGTTCAATATGTTTGTTTCAGCACATTTCATTCTAGTATGAAACCCATTTCACAAAATTGTTATTGATATTTGACGGTTGTggaagtggcgtggcgtgctttgcaatttattgattgatctgccatttaaacctatggaaaaggatctacgaggtctgttagattagaaaccggattttggtcataactagcttACTGTGCGttcgaattaggttttcttagacttttctgatagctgacaACGTActaaagaacgctacgttcacagattttgtttattttgatcagtgtttattctgtgtcatttTGAATACGAggaagtcaggtgcgttttgcgattttcatcatacgatcactgacagagcaaagatttaacattacattttgtttcaagctcggtataccttgtaccgaaacttttggtatgctaagtaaTGTTTACCAAGATCATTATATGAGTTTTTCTCACTATTTCgagtgggttaaacgattcaaaactggtcaggagttcgttgaagttgaggagcatgggaatcgatcATCAACGGCAACtaacatttgtcacgtggaagaagtgcgggcaaaagtctcgaaaatggtcgtttcgagcttgctgaacagtgtaatatttctgaaggctctgtacatacaattttgatagaatatgtagacatgcaTAGAGTTTCAgagtacacttgccccttgattgttgtccgttgaacaaaATCCAACCAAGTGTTAATTTACCtgtagctgcttgaacgttctaacaatgatcctacatttttggataggataattttcggtgataaTCTTTGAGTGTACGGCTAAGATacggagacgaaactccaatcatccttgtggattgaaaaatttagtgcaagaccgaaaaaagagagacaagttcggtcaaatataaaaatcgcaaaacacccatgAGGTTGCCGTACTtgaagccacataccaacgaggctaattaggatttttcaaatctgtgaacgtagcgttcttaagtatatttccagctatcaggaaagatcaaaaaaacttaatttggaCGCACAataggctagttatgaccaaaatccggtttctaatctaacagacctcgtatataCACGGtactcgcaacgaacaccataataatcgattctttaccgtagcttcaaatggggaaatatcgataatcgatcattcacgccacgccactgtgctgTGGGATTGTTCTAGATCACCAGTAAACTATACGGTGAATCCGGCATTAAGCTGTTGACATTAAATTTCACATCAGGCTTGTAATGCTATCTGATATTTTATGTCACCTGTTtttatttgaagttatggtGTGAGGGGCCTCTGAGTTGTTTTGCCGCGGCTACATCAATATTTTAAGCTTCCCAttctccaaattttctctcttatCATCGTCATATCTGCGAGTCTATGGGACCGATTCCAGTGACACGTTGGCAGTACTGTTCCCTCAATATTTGAATTCATGATAAATAATCGTTTTAGGTGAAATGGCCtgcttcaataattttacacGCCACAAGTGGACAAAACCCTGAGTGGCTTGGCAATCACAATGAACGCATCGAGATTAATAGAGATCTACTCTTAACTTCAAAAGTTGCATAAATAatgtgcgatttgacttacATAGAATagtgtgttttcatgagcgggaggtttgaactaacgtatcaagaaacattaaatatcttagttaggagatcatttcagtaattttcgttgcgcgaatcgtatttcacgtgaaattttggtcaagaaacatgtatcagaatgcttaacctctccgccgcgctgcgccgcgggTCAAGCGGTAAACACCtggagagtcaaaacgccttcatatcCGTGCgtatgcagcacggacatctattaagctcgaatagttgtatccatgcGTTTATTAATTTCGGTAATTGTCCGTCGGATGCGTCACTaactgagagctttttttttgttccccttactttttaatttgatcCCAGTGTTGCGTATTGTGCCGAAGAAGTAAACTATTTCTGATTCTTATTGcgatattgtaaatttttcgaaaaatgcttggatggatgaaaataaaatttttaacattgCCCTCCTGGTGTGTGGGCTGCATAGATCTTAAAACTACTGACCTAAGAACAACGACTGCTGTAGAGTCGTTTCAGTTTTACTAGACAAAAATTCTGTCATATTAGTTCAAGTCAGTGCCGTAATGCAAGTATGCTAATTGACAGATGAGGTATCTACCTGGTAGGTATTTGTATTGTCTTGACAACCTATTGGGTGAAGTCCCATCAAAATGACATTGGCAGTAATAAAACACTAAATATATCACTGAGTTCCGCATATCCGCAACTACAGAGCCATAAAATTTATTGTGATGGAAAGTTCCGATTGGGATGTTGGCCAGTGTGCCATGTTTGTTTTTCTCGGGAGGAGGCCTATTTTTCCTCGATTTGAATTTCGCGCCACAACCAAATTTCAAAGACTACTAGTTGCCCCACTCATATTATGTTTTGCTTGACATAGTATACctacttaaaaattaactcgGCCACTTTAGGTTTTGTACTGGTCTGACTGCACGTAAGTAAACAAACCAAACTAGAAGCCTGCtctaagtaattttttaataGCTCTAAAGAAAGAGCTCCTGCTTTCTCCTCGGGTTGTCCTTGAAGGGTAGGAGAGAAAGAGAATGATTGGATTAAGAAAAAACTTagctcggtttgcaacgtcgcagattTCTAGTCATATTTTAAGTTTGGAGCTGAAAATCATCAtcgtaaaaatgttttatgatTTAATTCGTTCcctgcactcaaaaaaaaaactacggccctgtgacccggttgctctggacactggtgatcccggtgCTAACGCGCCGTCAGCCAGCTAGTACCGGATGCCGCGGCCGATGTCCCGTGGAGCTCGCGCGGCCTTCGTGGCCGTAAGACCGgataggagccgagcgtaagttacgggtttcaggatcggagccaaccgcttccacggccgttggcagtgaggtgagattcagttttcggaaaatggcgtcaccatcagattaaaattcagACGGCTccgtgtatattcgcagaaaattataatattttacgtcaatgttattcagtgcgtgaatttaaagttgccgccagcatTGAACATATTCGggagccaccactcagcgttgtttattgaggttagaatctagtcactaaattgcttggtcattgctcattacgtgtgttcgtttttcgtttaattttggaggtttccgatatattttcttgattctgtgtggtgcacgattgattctaaagttctgtgtgataacgcttgtcaaatactttcggaaatgcgacgagagttaagtgaaaattgtcagttttggtagtacctacgcactgagctcatatcctctccccctgtaagttcgtttgcaattcacttattttccccctactaagggaaagaacttaaattaaagaaaagcaatcaattacctgccacgcatcttcccacagagtaaattaccgccacactaaaatactgataatgtaggcaCGAGAATATCCATTTATTGCTGACTTTGTTCTAACATCACTGCTTTTGCTTTGTTCTGCCTGTGTAAGAGGATacagtttttattccatttcgatCTAATCTCTAACTCATAGATGTTTTCAACTGTGAGTAGTATTGCAGTCTCTGACATCTTCCctctctgttacaaaaacagcTGTTTGATAGCGGAAACTGTACAGAACCCATCCTGCGCAGATTATCTAATAGTGAAAGCAAGCTCGGAagttgttgctgtgaataatctctctgattccatatcccaattctagagagctcagtgttactgtaatagtggtaaaattttgtgtgaatcgcgcttcagtttgctgaagggaagatctataattttaacaagtgtgacaattttcggtggtatatttcttcgctaatattttgtggaaattgtatccggtagttattgcggagagttatatcttgaagttttgtcaacttttacttctgaatttacactttgaaatattctcaacctcattttcaagattctgaagctcttctagtcgtaaggagtaaaaatctgtaagtacctagacctacgcctgtggttttcctttgttaatcatttaggtgatttcctactttgcattcgtattttttattgagggatgaaccaggttttgtttttgacaaatgctgaattctcattgagtaaaagtaattacatttattgagaacgggctaccaagtgataaaaatgatttttcaatttacatttttcgctgcaatgagttttagcaatttatcataccttggacagtctgttctacatttaaaataggtagcaagaatttttgatctatctacatttgttccttccagtgcttccccagtgctttatttatttctatgaaggcttgcaacattaaagttaggtttttgaaaatttctcttgatatctctacacgatgaataagctaacattcatatgctgattttctttctcaataaacatcatctcttctctaagatttatctcttttctcaaattgacttgctgaactatcagccaaggagttcaaatctctcttgatatctgaaacatgatcaacaagctaacgttcatatgctctttttctttcttagacagtgaattatccatcactttcctgaaactaaattgttatgaactatcaacaaagaaatatatacctattttaaaaagaaggaaagaaaaaaaatcttgttcagaaattgacacaagataattcactcaatgtttaaaactttgctggaaagtttttcttttctatgtactttaatggtgaattttcagctgtagttccgaaaaaatccaccacgtcgcggacagcggcggcgcgcagagctccggccatccagcccgtaagtagcgcctagagcgcaagctgcctatgccgctcgaggccgcgacttacggttttcatgtccgttgCAATCCGCgtcgtccccgcacgtagcaatccggccgttaggcgcgtaggcgaacggtagtgccatatagcccattcagtccgtgctccaggtccgctgctcctggcctccacggccggagctttttttgagtgtgaagAATATAACCTGAAAATATAGTACAAGAATGTCCAGTAATGTGACCTTTTTATGTGGCAAGGCTATCTTAGTCCAAGAAAATGAATCTTCCAAGAGGGTAATTTTTGTTAGGTATAAACAGGGTTACAAATTCGGCTTCCGAGTTTTGAATGGAGATTTTTTTAGTGTTATTAAGAATAAGTTGCCGACagtttttggttcatttttgtgcTAAAAGAGGGCATAGGGTTGCATTATAGTACGGATATTTTGTGCGTTGAGCATGGTAGATTcagattagaattttaaaacaGCTTTTTTCCTGAAAGTACATCCTTGAACTACAAACTGTAACTCATTCGCATTTTTGACTGTCTCTGGATCAAACTGTGTGTCAAAACTCATCTATGCTCTTGTGTTCTTGTATCGATGACtcaatttttaatatttgtaaATTAAGGTCTTTTTCCTCGTAGGTGGTCACATACCTATTGCGGCGTCTGCTGCaatacatatttcaaaagaaaagcaattaccatatttttgttttattccccATTTATTCATTTTCCCATGTAAACATTGTACATTTTCATCCTTTATCACTGCCCACTTTGAAAATATACGGGCCAATTTCCAAGCTTTTTATCGGTGAAGACAGATTATAGCCTGcctttttcacatttttgaaatcagtggcgtgacgtgctttgcgatatatcgattgatcagccatttaaacctagggaaaagtatcgataaacagggtgttcgcagagaacaccttaataatcgattatttaccacagcttcaaatggggaagtatcgatagatcgcaaagcacgccacgccactgtttgaaATATGACCCCGAAAGTGGCCCTGAGCAAAAGGATAAAAAGCGTCCTAAGGGattcaaatgttgccagatttcttcaaattaaatataattattttttcaaagaaaattatgtatactttttcttgaaaatttcagaaatacaTTCACAATCATCATACATCAAATAAGAAGAAAACACACACAAAAGTGTGGCCCAAACTGCACGCaacatggtggtaaaatgcaaGGTAAATGTAAGGTGTATCCAATGCACCCGCCTGAGTTGAACTCTctccccctcagtcttgtactaATGCTCATTAAAgctcaaattatttttactttattcaaaatttttcaacttttctgctTTGCGTCTCACGCAAAATAAGGTGGACCCAACACTATTTTACGACCTTGTCACATTTGATAGAACTGCGCATACAATtttctaaggccttgtctccactggccgtttcacgagatttgccctagggaaaaatcccacttacgaagttgggaagaATATtaagttaatcaatatttttcccagtaccaagtatggtccttttacccctaggacccactgagagaggaagaagaagtgtgaacgaattgtgcgatattttgttgattactccattgttcatgtttgttaagtcaaaataatgtgtctaattatcaattgagtgcaattattattttaatcccggttaaatactcgactttaactaagttATCaccccgcgcaaactagtcgcagggcCGTATGAGCTTCGTCCCGtagagacggtaactgggaaaaatcccaaaagtttcattcctgcgattcgaacttgggacaaatcccatgaaaacgtcccgtggagacaaggcctaaaaagttgaaaggaaaatattcaacatttttcagaaaatccatatttggacgtatttctaccaaacagacctatgtggaggtgagaaatatggggtgtgctctagaaagctgcataagaagcaatgtaaaagtgggcgtgattccttttgaagaattggaaaagcgggatattacattctatcaaacagacctatgtgccaactgaatgcgagattcatgagccgcgggtatggcaagagagcgttgtggacagggctcatgagttaaagcgccccgacgacgattaCCCCCTCGCGCGTGtgctcgatcattgccgctgacgtcactggcgctttattattctcattcactcttacggccagaaaACTAACGAACACAcaccatatttctcacctccacataggtctgtttggtagaaatacgtccattttatcgcaggaaatttggcaacatttgaatgtttatacgtcGTTTTCCCTAGCTCGACAGTGTTATAATTCCATCCCGCGTCACTATGCTCGTCGTACTTACACTGTGCTCCGTGAACTTGTTTCCCTCACAGGCATCGGGAATGGGTTGACGTACGCGGTGACGGCAGGCGGACGAACGATCCAGGCGGCCGGGCAGGCCATCACGAACGTGGCCATGTTTCCGATAAATGTTGCCCGCGGCACTTACACCGACCTCCAGATGAGGATGATGAAAATGCAGCTCCAGATGGCCGCTTACAAGCAAGCTGTGGCCAACAGCTACAACTACTCCTCGCCCCAGTACGCCTACCAATCGGCCATGTTCGACCAGATCGCAATCGTCGACCTCACACCCTACGTCAATTCGGTAataatagagtccctttatactgagagtcaagacaatgtgcatccatttctgattggttcccgtattttttagagtccctttatactgagagtcaagacaattcggctcatggatgtcacaaacgggaataaagattacagaaattgaacattttttgtaatctttgatcggcccattctcaaatgcctttctccgttcctcctctcattccgtttgttccttgccgaacccgtaattccctggtccattccagattataatctttgcaattggtgaaaatgtaatctttattcccgtttgtgacactgtggaggcctaaaatacgggaaccaatcagaaatggattcaaattgtcttgactctcagtataaagggactctagtatttttggccttcacagtgtcacaaacgggaataaatattacattttcaccgattgcaaagattataatctggagtggaccaaggaattacgggttcagcaaggagcaaacggaatgagagaagaacggagaaaggaatttgagaatggaccgatcaaagattacaaaaaacgttcgatttctgtaatctttattcccgtttgtgactccatgagggggtgttgtcttgactctcagtataaagggactctaggtaataagagagagagacacaatagcccgaatgcagacaacgataaaaacacattaaaatacaaaaaatcaaaGGGGTATATACAAGGCTAAGGAGACATAAAagaaaccaggacgtttcgggccaattacatgcccattctcaagtggaacagaagctaaaaatgtaaaaattaaaatgggaaaatgagcatgcaactgaccgaggtaggaatcagtgcaaacacTGATTCCTTCCTGATTCCTGAAAACAGTGGtatttgcactgattcctatacctcggtcagttgcacgctcattttctcgttttaatttttacattttttagcttctgttccggttgagaatgggcatgtaattggcccgaaacgtcctggtttctTTTATGTCTCCTtggccttgtatacccatttgtttttttgtattttaatgtgtttttatcaATTCGGTAAtctaccgtgatagcgaagagagcagtaagtgcaaaaatgaagttttgagaaagcgGGCCCAGAAgtgtctgaccggaaaattttattgaaagaagcctttgctctttgtcaaattgccactagtcatccgaaagactcctagaaatcgtttgcaCGATTAAACatcgacggattttttttttctaaacaccTAAAAAgggttttttacattttccggCTTGACAACTGTCAGGTAAGACAGCTATAGGTAAGAGGAATAGGGTCACTCACTGCTGTCtcgcctgaaacta is a window from the Bemisia tabaci chromosome 10, PGI_BMITA_v3 genome containing:
- the LOC109037761 gene encoding uncharacterized protein isoform X2; its protein translation is MLHLRGCVLILSAACLVRETQCATQLQTQVTVPSAKEVGQAVGQAGNWAGNQVNNAGQVAGNVVNGAGNLAGQAVNGAGNLAGQAVSGAGNLAGQAVSGVGHAAGTVVNGAGQVLNGAGQLGQQAVSGLGNAAQGVGNFAGNVVNGIGNGLTYAVTAGGRTIQAAGQAITNVAMFPINVARGTYTDLQMRMMKMQLQMAAYKQAVANSYNYSSPQYAYQSAMFDQIAIVDLTPYVNSLNADLTPYGQMVRITRTNGVPAYIFPTILDANAASHSLPNGFSLQANQIVNARGQVVGAAPQYQPSYNGKVLNDAAGNQYVLGPDIYLDQQGNLLYRRNNQPWAIAGQYVIDLGGNVYDSGGNIIGNLCRCFGITGSFGPNGAIVLQ
- the LOC109037761 gene encoding uncharacterized protein isoform X1, encoding MLHLRGCVLILSAACLVRETQCATQLQTQVTVPSAKEVGQAVGQAGNWAGNQVNNAGQVAGNVVNGAGNLAGQAVNGAGNLAGQAVSGAGNLAGQAVNGAGNLAGQAVSGVGHAAGTVVNGAGQVLNGAGQLGQQAVSGLGNAAQGVGNFAGNVVNGIGNGLTYAVTAGGRTIQAAGQAITNVAMFPINVARGTYTDLQMRMMKMQLQMAAYKQAVANSYNYSSPQYAYQSAMFDQIAIVDLTPYVNSLNADLTPYGQMVRITRTNGVPAYIFPTILDANAASHSLPNGFSLQANQIVNARGQVVGAAPQYQPSYNGKVLNDAAGNQYVLGPDIYLDQQGNLLYRRNNQPWAIAGQYVIDLGGNVYDSGGNIIGNLCRCFGITGSFGPNGAIVLQ